GACCTGCCTTTTGTCTTATTGATGACTAATTCATGTTCAATCAGAGGAAACCGGTGTTTTACCAGACCTTTCATTGGAAAAAACCAGTACAGAGGATGTTATATCTACAAAAGATGTTCAGCCTGTGAGTGATCCTACCAATCAGTTGACTGTAGCATTTGTCAAACCAAAATACAGGTTAGTCCAACTTTTTGTTGAGCTTGGCAGGATGAGAGATTAATTTAATTGCTGTTAAGGATTTTAGTCTTCTTcctatcaattttttttttcttctttctctactGTCTATATTGTGGAGATGTGAAGCTCCATAAAATATATGCATCCTTGGATAATACCCTTTCTGTTCTTTATGAGAATCCATTTTGTCAGAGAAAACCCCTAGTTACTAAGATACATGATTTGGTGAAAATATTTACACAGGCATGAATTCTACCAGAAGCCAGACGAAGTGGTGGTGACTATATTTGCCAAGGGCATACCAGCCAAAGATGTTCATATTGACTTTGGTGAACAAATAGTATGTATCACATTGATctaatatttgttttattaatttttcttattgatTTTATAGTTGTCTGTatcttaaagaaaattttgtctGCATCTTTGTATACAAGATTTATGAATTGGTTTTATTGGCTGTTTCCAGCTAAGTGTTCGCATTGATGTTGCTGGTGAGGATCCATATCATTTTCAGCCTCGCTTATTTGGAAAGGTATTGCACCAATTTTATGTTTatgaggaattttttttttgttaaccaGGACATATAGTGAATTTAAGAACGCATGCACGTCCTTTCCATTTTCCCcttattttttctctaatttttgAAGTGAGTGGAGCAGAGTGTCTTTTGCATTTAATCTAGGAGTTTGCTAGTTTTATATATGGATGACAGAAGGCATCCATTCACGCCGTACATTTGTGGATGAGAAAATAACAATGGGGTTTGGTATTTTGCAAACAGATAATACCTAAAAAGTGCAGATATGAAGTTTTGTCCACCAAAGTTGAAATTCGCCTGGCAAAAGCTGATCCATTACACTGGACATCTCTTGAATTCAGCAAGGATAACTCTGTTGTGCCAAGGGTTAGTGTGCCAGGTGGGTTAATATTTTGGTAAACCACTTTTTCTGTAAAATAGAATGCATCCCTTTTCGCTTGGGAAAATAGTTGCTAAAAAGATGCAACTGCCTACAGTTATTGGAGAGCAAAGGCCATCTTACCCATCCTCAAAACCAAAAGTGGTAGACTGGGATAAGCTTGAAGCCGAAGTGAAGAAGGAGGTTTGCTTGTAACCTAGTTAGTTGATTTGGCATTAACTTTTGCAAGTCTCAGTGCATGACCACCTACTCTGTATGTTGTGGTTtcaggaaaaagaagagaagcttGATGGTGATGCGGCTTTGAACAAATTTTTCCAGGACATATATAAGGATGCTGATGAGGACACTAGAAGGGCCATGAGAAAATCTTTTGTAAGACTTTTGCCTGTCTAGTCTTTGATACCAGTCGTAGAATGCATATGAATTGTGGTCACATTTACTTGTACGTTGCATCctaatgtttttgtttgtacAGGTGGAGTCGAATGGGACAGTGCTTTCGACAAACTGGAAAGAAGTGGGAAACAAGAAGGTTGAGGGAAGTGCTCCAGATGGCATGGAGATGAAGAAATGGGAGTACTAATAAGACTGTTGCACCTAGTAGTTGGATATGATATGCCTGTAACTTATTTGGGAGTTTGTGATTTTGTTCGGTAGACTATATAATTAGTTTTCCAAGTCGTCTGGCACTCGGGCTGTTTGgatgtttgtttttcattttttccttcctctttTGAAATCAACaagaatttgtttattttcccTTCATGTGTATTCCCCCCCTCTGCCGTGTTAAGCAGGTGCTTTTGTAAACGCAAAACTGATACCTGTCGATCGATCTCTTGTGGACAATTTTTAGTGTTtaatacattattattattacgtTTGTGGTGATCATATTCCATTACCGAGTTCTGCTGCAACTCTTTGCACTCAACTCATGCATggaattatattttgttttctttgaggAAAGTTGAATTACACTTTTGGTTatcaatcatatatatatatatatatatatatatttgtcagGAAAGTTATCAATCATATAGTTCATCATCTAAGCTGGTGATTTCTTTTCATCtggaaaacaaatatttttatgttgtaaaataac
Above is a window of Prunus persica cultivar Lovell chromosome G2, Prunus_persica_NCBIv2, whole genome shotgun sequence DNA encoding:
- the LOC18787148 gene encoding protein SGT1 homolog, yielding MASDLEKRAKEAFIDDHFDLAVELYTQAIAHNPQNAELYSDRAQANIKSNNLTEAVSDANKAIELDSSLSKAYLRKGIACFKLEEYQTAKAALEIGASLAPEETRFVKLIKDCDEKIAEETGVLPDLSLEKTSTEDVISTKDVQPVSDPTNQLTVAFVKPKYRHEFYQKPDEVVVTIFAKGIPAKDVHIDFGEQILSVRIDVAGEDPYHFQPRLFGKIIPKKCRYEVLSTKVEIRLAKADPLHWTSLEFSKDNSVVPRVSVPVIGEQRPSYPSSKPKVVDWDKLEAEVKKEEKEEKLDGDAALNKFFQDIYKDADEDTRRAMRKSFVESNGTVLSTNWKEVGNKKVEGSAPDGMEMKKWEY